In a genomic window of Pseudomonadota bacterium:
- a CDS encoding ABC transporter substrate-binding protein has translation MRHLLSSVATVITLFAAVPAMAGTVRVALGSDPDILDPAIGGSYDGRVVFAALCDKLVDIDAKLQFVPQLATEWSWAEDARSLTLKLRQDVTFHDGERLDAAAVKANIERYKTMPESRRKAELALVAGVEVVDPSTVRLQLSQPYAPLVAVLSDRAGMMVSPKHAAATGPQAGERLVCSGPYRFVERVAQDRIVLDRNERYWNPKPYTIDRMVYLAIPDSNVRLANLRAGQLEIAEQIAPTDLAEAKRDARVKIVESPSIAYNTFSFNLNHGEQANTPFGRDPRVREAFELAIDRNVINEVVFNGAYIPNNQPQAPGTDYYVKELPMPTRDVARAKQLLAASGTPRVALTLGMPNAPVALAVAQVIQSMAGEAGFDIKIEALEASTLTNRSIQGDYQATFGIWSGRADPDGNISIWLACDGFLNWGKYCDPKLDELLGKAQATPVPAERYGFYRDAAKIYLAARPHMILYHLKWFWGLSAKVEGFNPHPDGLIRLGGTTLRP, from the coding sequence ATGCGTCACCTGCTCAGCTCAGTCGCGACGGTCATCACGCTCTTTGCCGCCGTGCCGGCCATGGCGGGCACGGTGCGGGTGGCGCTCGGCAGCGACCCTGACATCCTCGATCCCGCCATCGGCGGCAGCTATGACGGAAGGGTGGTGTTCGCGGCCCTCTGCGACAAGCTGGTCGACATCGACGCGAAGCTGCAATTCGTCCCCCAGCTCGCCACCGAATGGAGCTGGGCCGAGGATGCCCGCTCGCTCACCCTCAAGCTGCGCCAGGATGTCACGTTCCATGACGGCGAAAGACTCGATGCGGCGGCGGTCAAGGCCAATATCGAGCGCTACAAGACCATGCCCGAATCCAGGCGTAAGGCCGAGCTGGCGCTGGTCGCCGGCGTCGAGGTGGTCGACCCGTCGACAGTGCGCCTGCAGCTTTCGCAACCCTATGCGCCCTTGGTCGCGGTCTTGTCCGATCGCGCCGGCATGATGGTCTCCCCTAAACACGCCGCGGCTACTGGGCCGCAGGCGGGCGAGCGGCTGGTGTGCAGCGGTCCCTATCGCTTCGTCGAGCGCGTGGCCCAGGACCGGATCGTTCTCGACCGCAACGAGCGCTATTGGAACCCGAAGCCCTACACCATCGATCGGATGGTCTATCTCGCCATTCCCGACTCCAATGTGCGGCTCGCCAATCTGCGCGCCGGCCAGCTGGAGATCGCCGAGCAGATCGCGCCCACCGACCTCGCCGAAGCCAAGCGGGACGCCCGCGTCAAGATCGTGGAGAGCCCGTCGATCGCCTACAACACCTTCTCCTTCAATCTCAACCATGGCGAGCAGGCGAACACGCCCTTCGGTCGCGATCCGCGCGTGCGCGAGGCCTTCGAGCTGGCGATCGATCGCAACGTCATCAACGAGGTGGTGTTCAACGGCGCCTATATCCCCAACAACCAGCCGCAGGCGCCGGGAACCGACTACTACGTCAAGGAGCTGCCGATGCCGACGCGCGACGTGGCGCGGGCGAAGCAGCTGCTCGCCGCTTCCGGCACCCCGCGCGTTGCGCTCACGCTCGGCATGCCCAACGCGCCGGTCGCCTTGGCTGTGGCCCAGGTGATCCAATCCATGGCGGGCGAGGCTGGATTCGACATCAAGATCGAGGCGCTGGAGGCGAGCACGCTCACCAATCGCAGCATTCAGGGCGACTACCAGGCCACCTTCGGCATTTGGAGCGGCCGTGCCGATCCCGATGGCAACATCTCGATTTGGCTTGCCTGCGACGGCTTCCTCAATTGGGGCAAGTATTGCGATCCAAAGCTGGACGAGCTCCTGGGCAAGGCGCAAGCCACACCGGTGCCGGCGGAACGCTACGGCTTCTATCGCGACGCGGCGAAGATCTATCTCGCCGCTAGGCCGCACATGATCCTCTATCACCTGAAATGGTTTTGGGGCCTCAGCGCCAAGGTGGAGGGTTTCAACCCGCATCCCGACGGGCTCATCCGCCTGGGCGGCACGACGCTGCGCCCCTAG
- a CDS encoding tetratricopeptide repeat protein: protein MFAAILKLLEDLPTLNPSARADRRLGPLFESLKRAPTPEVAETVQGQIMRIWCEASDTTTRTLMQWGMTALDENRLEVAEQAFSRVVTYDAEFAEGWNKRATVRFVMGDFEGSAADIERTLKLEPRHFGALAGLGQILMRVNELRGAVRAFEAALAINPHLASIAGAIETLRQRLRRSLH from the coding sequence ATGTTCGCGGCCATCTTGAAGCTGCTGGAGGACCTGCCGACGTTGAACCCCTCGGCGCGCGCGGATCGGCGGCTGGGCCCCTTGTTCGAGTCCTTGAAACGGGCGCCGACCCCAGAGGTGGCGGAGACGGTGCAGGGGCAGATCATGCGGATCTGGTGCGAAGCCTCGGACACCACCACGCGCACCCTCATGCAGTGGGGCATGACCGCCCTCGATGAGAACCGCCTCGAGGTCGCCGAGCAGGCTTTCAGCCGGGTCGTCACCTATGACGCCGAGTTCGCCGAGGGCTGGAACAAGCGGGCGACCGTGCGCTTCGTCATGGGCGATTTCGAGGGCTCGGCCGCCGATATCGAGCGGACCCTCAAGCTCGAGCCGAGGCATTTCGGCGCGCTCGCGGGTCTCGGTCAGATCCTGATGCGCGTCAACGAGCTGCGGGGCGCCGTGCGTGCCTTCGAGGCCGCACTCGCGATCAATCCGCATCTGGCCAGCATCGCCGGGGCCATCGAGACGCTGCGGCAGCGGTTGAGAAGGTCATTGCACTAG
- a CDS encoding FAD-dependent oxidoreductase, with amino-acid sequence MVDKLPSQARVVIIGGGIVGCSLAYHLTKLGWSDVLVLERRRLTSGTTWHAAGLVGQLRSTMNQTRLAKHTADLLPRLEAETGQATGFRRTGSLSLARTKARLEYYRRAMAAAASFGVEMHEIAPAEVKRYWPLMETQDLAGAFFIPGDGQTNPTDTTQALAKGARMGGARIREGVEVTGIHLANGRVRGVATNLGEVAAEFVVNCAGMWARAVGRMAGVSVPLHAAEHMYIVTRPLEGVIRGAPTARDPDGYIYMKEEVGGLVLGGFEPVAKPWGMDGIPPDFEFGLFDEDWDQFHVFMESGLQRIPALAKAEVRQLLVGPESFTPDTRHIVGAAPEVENFFVAAGFNSTGIQTSGGVGWALAEWIVAGKPTMDLSDIDIRRFHPFHSGRRYLRDRTVESVGQLYAMAWPHKQLTTARGVRRSALHDKLAAAGACFGVNDGWERATWFAPAGVEPRYEYSWGRPNWFAHTAAEHRAVREGVGLFDQTSFGKLLLEGKDALAVLQRISAAEMDVAIGKVVYTQWLNEDGGIEADLTVTRLASDRFAVTTSAASTRRDFAWLKRHIGDANAVATDVTSGSVVLGLMGPSSRALLARIANADLADAEFPFATARELEIGYAPALATRITYVGELGWELSIPSEFAQSAFETITEAGTAFSLKLAGYHAMDSLRIEKAYRHWGHDIGPEDTPIEAGMGFAVGWRKRSDFIGRKALEAARGKPIVKRLVGFKLADPDAFAYHDEPIYLDGVRIGRVTSAAFGHTVGASIALGYVHHPGGVDETFLASGHFTIDIAARQVGTTPSLKPFYDPTSSRVRG; translated from the coding sequence GTGGTCGACAAGCTTCCGAGCCAAGCGCGCGTGGTCATCATCGGCGGCGGGATCGTCGGCTGCAGCCTCGCCTACCATCTGACCAAGCTCGGCTGGTCGGACGTGCTGGTCCTGGAGCGCCGCCGGCTCACCTCGGGCACGACCTGGCATGCGGCCGGCCTGGTGGGCCAGCTCCGCTCGACCATGAACCAGACGCGGCTGGCCAAGCACACCGCCGACCTCCTGCCCAGGCTCGAGGCCGAGACCGGGCAGGCGACCGGCTTCCGGCGCACCGGCAGCCTGTCCCTCGCCCGCACTAAGGCGCGCCTCGAATACTACCGGCGCGCCATGGCGGCGGCGGCGAGCTTCGGGGTGGAGATGCACGAAATCGCCCCTGCCGAGGTGAAGCGCTATTGGCCGCTGATGGAGACCCAAGACCTCGCCGGCGCTTTCTTCATCCCGGGCGACGGGCAGACCAACCCGACGGACACCACCCAAGCCTTGGCCAAGGGTGCCCGGATGGGCGGCGCCCGCATCCGCGAGGGGGTCGAGGTGACCGGCATCCACCTCGCCAATGGCCGTGTTAGGGGTGTCGCCACCAATTTGGGCGAGGTTGCCGCCGAGTTTGTGGTCAATTGCGCCGGCATGTGGGCCCGCGCCGTCGGCCGCATGGCCGGGGTGTCGGTGCCGCTGCATGCGGCCGAGCACATGTACATCGTGACGAGGCCGCTGGAAGGCGTCATCCGGGGAGCTCCGACCGCGCGCGATCCCGATGGCTACATCTATATGAAGGAAGAGGTCGGCGGCCTGGTGCTCGGCGGCTTCGAGCCCGTGGCCAAGCCCTGGGGCATGGACGGGATCCCGCCCGATTTCGAGTTCGGCTTGTTCGATGAAGACTGGGATCAGTTCCACGTATTCATGGAAAGCGGGCTCCAGCGCATCCCGGCGCTGGCCAAGGCCGAGGTGCGTCAGCTCCTGGTCGGCCCCGAGAGCTTTACCCCCGATACCCGCCACATCGTCGGCGCCGCGCCGGAGGTGGAGAACTTCTTCGTCGCCGCCGGCTTCAACTCGACCGGCATCCAGACCTCCGGCGGGGTCGGCTGGGCCTTGGCGGAATGGATCGTGGCGGGCAAGCCGACCATGGATCTCTCCGACATCGACATCCGCCGCTTCCATCCGTTCCATTCCGGCCGGCGTTATCTCCGCGACCGCACGGTGGAATCGGTGGGGCAGCTCTATGCGATGGCTTGGCCCCACAAGCAGCTCACGACCGCCCGCGGCGTCCGCCGCTCGGCCCTCCACGACAAGCTCGCCGCCGCCGGCGCCTGCTTCGGCGTCAACGATGGCTGGGAGCGCGCCACCTGGTTCGCGCCCGCCGGCGTCGAGCCCCGCTACGAGTACTCCTGGGGCCGGCCGAACTGGTTCGCCCATACGGCCGCCGAGCACCGCGCCGTGCGCGAGGGTGTGGGTCTCTTCGATCAGACCTCTTTCGGCAAGCTCCTGCTGGAAGGAAAGGACGCGCTCGCGGTCCTGCAACGGATCTCGGCGGCGGAGATGGACGTCGCCATCGGCAAGGTCGTCTACACCCAATGGCTGAACGAAGACGGCGGCATCGAGGCGGATCTGACGGTGACGCGGCTGGCGTCCGACCGCTTCGCCGTCACCACATCGGCCGCCTCGACGCGCCGGGACTTCGCCTGGCTCAAGCGGCATATCGGCGATGCCAACGCGGTGGCGACCGACGTGACCTCGGGTTCCGTGGTTCTCGGGCTCATGGGCCCCAGCTCCCGGGCACTGCTCGCCCGCATCGCCAATGCCGATCTCGCCGATGCCGAATTTCCCTTCGCCACGGCGCGCGAGCTCGAAATCGGCTACGCGCCGGCGCTGGCGACGCGCATCACCTATGTGGGCGAGCTCGGCTGGGAGCTGTCGATCCCGAGCGAATTCGCTCAAAGCGCCTTCGAAACGATCACCGAAGCGGGTACCGCGTTCTCCCTCAAGCTCGCCGGCTACCATGCGATGGACAGCCTCAGGATCGAGAAGGCATACCGCCATTGGGGCCACGACATCGGCCCCGAAGACACGCCCATCGAGGCCGGAATGGGCTTTGCCGTCGGCTGGCGAAAGCGCTCGGACTTCATCGGCCGCAAGGCGCTGGAAGCGGCGCGCGGCAAGCCGATCGTAAAGCGCCTCGTCGGCTTCAAGCTCGCCGACCCCGATGCCTTCGCCTACCACGACGAGCCGATCTATCTGGACGGTGTCAGGATCGGCCGCGTCACATCCGCCGCCTTCGGCCACACGGTGGGCGCCTCGATCGCACTGGGCTATGTCCACCATCCCGGCGGCGTGGACGAGACCTTCCTTGCGTCCGGGCACTTCACCATCGACATCGCCGCGCGGCAGGTCGGGACGACACCGAGCCTCAAGCCCTTCTACGACCCGACATCGTCGCGGGTGCGCGGCTGA
- a CDS encoding P1 family peptidase → MPRPITARSLGMDIGTLPPGPLNAISDIDGVTVGHVTRETGDARTGVTVILPHPGNVFRDKVLAASHVINGFGKSVGLMQIDELGQIETPIALTNTLSVGTCATALIKHAIRANPDIGRRTSTVNPVVCECNDGYLNDIQGFHVAESDVEEAIRTAQADFTEGDVGAGKGMSAFELKGGIGAASRRIALDGETYHLGALVLSNFGRRQQLRIAGRPVGDGRAGSAASESGSVIIVLATDVPLEHRQLRRVARRGGVGLCRVGSYLGHGSGDVVVAFTTANRINHDESRDLLSLGCLNEMRIDRLFQATAESVEEAVINSMLAAETVSGFEGHRRESLARLMDRANSLL, encoded by the coding sequence ATGCCTCGTCCCATTACCGCTCGATCGCTTGGAATGGACATCGGCACATTGCCGCCGGGCCCGCTGAACGCCATCAGCGATATCGATGGCGTCACGGTCGGACATGTCACCCGCGAAACCGGCGATGCGCGGACGGGAGTGACGGTGATCCTGCCGCATCCGGGCAATGTGTTTCGCGACAAGGTGCTGGCGGCGAGCCATGTCATCAACGGCTTCGGCAAGAGCGTGGGCCTGATGCAGATCGACGAGCTGGGCCAAATCGAGACGCCGATCGCGCTCACCAACACGCTCTCGGTCGGAACCTGCGCCACCGCGCTCATCAAGCACGCGATCCGCGCCAATCCCGATATCGGCCGACGCACCAGCACGGTCAATCCCGTCGTCTGCGAGTGCAATGATGGCTATCTCAATGACATACAGGGTTTCCATGTCGCCGAGAGCGACGTCGAGGAGGCCATCCGGACAGCCCAGGCCGATTTCACGGAGGGCGATGTCGGCGCCGGCAAGGGCATGTCGGCCTTCGAGCTGAAGGGCGGCATCGGCGCGGCCTCGCGGCGCATCGCGCTCGACGGCGAGACCTACCATCTAGGCGCGCTCGTCCTGTCGAATTTCGGCAGGCGCCAGCAGCTGCGCATCGCCGGACGGCCCGTCGGCGATGGCAGGGCGGGTTCGGCCGCCTCGGAATCGGGCTCGGTCATCATCGTGCTCGCGACCGACGTGCCCCTGGAGCACCGGCAATTGCGGCGCGTCGCCCGGCGCGGGGGCGTCGGGCTCTGCCGCGTCGGTTCCTATCTCGGCCATGGCAGCGGCGACGTCGTCGTCGCCTTCACCACCGCCAACCGCATCAACCATGACGAGAGCAGGGATCTATTGTCCCTGGGCTGCCTCAACGAGATGCGCATCGATCGCTTGTTCCAGGCAACCGCCGAGTCGGTGGAGGAGGCGGTGATCAACTCCATGCTGGCTGCCGAAACGGTCAGCGGCTTTGAGGGCCACCGGAGAGAGAGCCTTGCGCGGCTCATGGATCGGGCGAATTCCCTTTTGTGA
- a CDS encoding mandelate racemase/muconate lactonizing enzyme family protein — protein sequence MRITDVEPILLRGTEAYRHTAGWEEATDNGDWQLLVRVATDAGLEGWADVETLAPAAVAIIAGQGMSITGFRTLRDILVGEDPLDAERLWDKAYVGSAYYGRRGIAIHCLSAIDNCLWSIRAQAAGLPLYALLGGKRRDRITAYASTLFRETPEAMAKAAQGYVDKGFRAVKFGWGVFGEDKVRDRELVAAARETLGPDRHLLVDPGWYPVGWKRPGPMRSRRENLQLCEWLGDYEVGWVEDFIHPERFEEYAHVRALSPVPVAAGEQVCTVWDFERFIGEGCVDVIQPDLSRCGGLTTAIKVAHMAERANIDLVPHSWLTDLLTAYSLHLIATLSRARFVEFNVSQSALTSGVSRGSFTLNEDGTISIPDGPGLGVEVDRAFIQAHRVNGSGQL from the coding sequence ATGCGCATCACCGACGTGGAACCGATCCTGCTGCGCGGCACCGAAGCCTATCGGCATACGGCCGGCTGGGAGGAGGCGACCGACAATGGCGACTGGCAGCTCTTGGTGCGGGTAGCGACCGATGCCGGGCTGGAAGGCTGGGCCGATGTCGAGACCTTGGCGCCCGCGGCGGTGGCGATCATTGCCGGCCAGGGGATGAGCATCACCGGCTTTCGCACGCTTCGCGACATCCTCGTGGGCGAAGATCCGCTCGATGCCGAGCGCCTCTGGGACAAGGCCTATGTCGGCAGCGCCTATTACGGCCGGCGCGGCATCGCCATCCATTGCCTGTCGGCGATCGACAATTGCCTCTGGTCGATCCGCGCCCAGGCGGCGGGCCTGCCGCTCTATGCGCTCCTCGGCGGCAAGCGCCGCGATCGCATCACCGCCTATGCCTCGACCCTCTTCCGCGAGACGCCGGAAGCGATGGCGAAAGCCGCCCAGGGCTATGTCGACAAAGGCTTCCGCGCGGTCAAATTCGGCTGGGGGGTGTTCGGAGAAGACAAGGTGCGGGATCGGGAGCTCGTCGCCGCGGCACGCGAGACGCTGGGCCCGGACCGGCACCTGCTCGTCGATCCGGGCTGGTATCCCGTCGGCTGGAAACGGCCCGGGCCGATGCGCAGTCGCCGGGAGAATTTGCAGCTATGCGAGTGGCTCGGCGACTATGAGGTGGGCTGGGTCGAGGATTTCATCCATCCCGAGCGCTTCGAGGAATATGCCCATGTCAGGGCGTTGAGCCCGGTGCCGGTCGCCGCCGGCGAGCAGGTCTGCACGGTTTGGGATTTCGAGCGCTTCATCGGCGAGGGCTGCGTCGATGTGATCCAGCCGGACCTCTCGCGCTGCGGCGGGCTCACCACCGCGATCAAGGTGGCGCACATGGCCGAGCGGGCCAATATCGACCTGGTGCCGCACTCCTGGCTGACCGATCTCCTGACCGCCTACAGCCTGCACCTCATCGCCACGCTCTCCCGCGCCCGCTTCGTCGAGTTCAATGTGAGCCAGAGCGCGCTCACCAGCGGCGTCAGCCGCGGCTCGTTCACGCTCAACGAGGACGGCACGATCTCGATTCCCGACGGTCCCGGCTTGGGCGTCGAGGTCGACCGCGCCTTCATCCAGGCGCATCGCGTCAACGGATCAGGGCAGCTGTAG
- a CDS encoding phosphotransferase, producing MSKDCFDAFSTVHREIVRSALVAAFGSTPIGSVTPIAGGASGASPFRVEVGDRRYLVRVEGRASPLHNPHQYVSMRIAAEAGIAPRIHYIDEAARVTVTDFIEQQPLQVYPGGPRALAQALGKLLGRLQAAPVFPQFVDYPDIVARLFAHVRRTGLFAAGLLDAHVERLERVREAYAAGSARLVSSHNDPIPSNILFDGERLWLIDWESAYRNDPLVDVATVLDTLAPSPELEDVLLQAWLGHAPDEALRARLELIRALTRLYYAGVLLSASAAASRAIPDTDLSAPTLPELQQAIREGRLKPGAPETKHILGKMFLASFFSGVAPPGFDAAV from the coding sequence ATGAGCAAAGACTGTTTCGACGCGTTTTCCACTGTTCACCGCGAGATTGTGCGCTCAGCGCTCGTTGCGGCATTTGGTTCCACCCCGATCGGTTCGGTCACGCCCATCGCTGGCGGAGCTTCTGGTGCATCGCCCTTTCGGGTCGAGGTCGGCGACCGGCGCTACCTCGTGCGGGTGGAGGGTCGCGCAAGCCCGCTGCACAATCCGCACCAATATGTCTCCATGCGCATCGCAGCGGAGGCGGGGATTGCCCCGCGAATCCACTATATCGATGAGGCGGCCCGCGTGACGGTGACGGACTTCATCGAGCAGCAGCCGCTGCAGGTCTATCCGGGCGGACCGCGCGCGTTGGCGCAAGCGCTCGGAAAGTTGCTGGGACGCCTGCAGGCCGCGCCGGTTTTCCCGCAATTCGTCGACTATCCCGACATTGTCGCGCGCCTATTCGCCCACGTGCGCCGAACGGGTCTTTTTGCAGCCGGCCTCCTTGATGCGCACGTGGAACGCCTTGAGCGCGTCCGCGAAGCCTATGCCGCGGGTTCGGCAAGGTTGGTCTCCAGCCACAACGATCCCATTCCCAGTAATATCCTGTTCGATGGCGAACGCCTCTGGCTGATAGATTGGGAGTCGGCCTACCGCAATGATCCACTCGTCGACGTGGCGACTGTGCTCGACACTCTCGCGCCTTCGCCGGAGCTGGAGGACGTATTGCTGCAGGCTTGGCTCGGCCACGCGCCGGACGAGGCCCTTCGCGCCCGGCTCGAGCTGATACGCGCGCTCACGCGGCTCTACTATGCGGGCGTCCTGCTCAGCGCGTCTGCGGCGGCCTCGCGGGCGATACCCGACACCGATCTCTCGGCTCCAACTCTTCCGGAATTGCAGCAGGCGATCCGCGAAGGGCGGCTCAAGCCCGGCGCGCCGGAGACCAAGCACATCTTGGGCAAGATGTTCCTTGCCTCATTTTTCTCCGGCGTTGCGCCCCCCGGATTCGACGCCGCCGTTTAG
- a CDS encoding DMT family transporter produces the protein MPPAPTTDHPLRGILLILAAMALFNLADGLSKYLAGAYQPIQVVWGRYLFHAVFLAPFVLRRGMAATLASARPRVQWARALVLISSSLVFMFALAHLGLAEAITVGFVSPLFITALSVPLLGEKVGVRRWLAVLIGFLGIVVIVRPGTAAFDPWALLPLLSSALWALGVIGTRVSGQIDSPLTTVSYNTLVGLVVTSALTPFVWSMPGAEDWLVFAIGGGGNVLGQYLMVRAFAVAPASMLAPFSYSQLLWSTLIGWLLFQAVPDVTTYFGAAIIIASGIYVWHRERAAAMRATDRRG, from the coding sequence ATGCCACCTGCCCCGACGACGGATCATCCCCTTCGCGGCATTCTGCTGATCCTGGCGGCCATGGCCCTGTTCAACCTGGCCGATGGGCTATCCAAGTATCTCGCCGGCGCCTATCAGCCCATCCAGGTCGTCTGGGGCCGCTATCTCTTTCATGCGGTCTTCCTTGCGCCCTTCGTGCTGCGGCGCGGCATGGCGGCAACGCTCGCCTCGGCGCGGCCGCGCGTGCAATGGGCCCGGGCGCTGGTTCTCATCTCGTCCAGCCTCGTTTTCATGTTCGCGCTCGCCCATCTCGGCCTCGCCGAGGCGATCACCGTCGGCTTCGTCTCGCCGCTCTTCATAACCGCACTCTCGGTCCCGCTCTTGGGCGAGAAGGTCGGCGTAAGGCGCTGGCTCGCCGTGCTCATCGGCTTTCTCGGCATCGTGGTGATCGTGCGTCCCGGCACCGCGGCCTTCGATCCCTGGGCGCTGCTGCCGCTCCTATCCTCCGCGCTCTGGGCGCTCGGCGTCATCGGCACGCGCGTCTCGGGCCAGATCGACTCGCCGCTCACGACCGTGAGCTACAACACGCTGGTCGGCCTCGTGGTGACCTCGGCGTTGACGCCGTTCGTCTGGAGCATGCCCGGCGCGGAGGATTGGCTCGTCTTCGCCATCGGCGGCGGCGGGAATGTGCTGGGCCAGTATCTGATGGTGCGTGCCTTCGCAGTGGCGCCGGCCTCCATGCTGGCGCCCTTCTCCTACAGCCAGCTCCTCTGGTCGACGCTCATCGGCTGGCTGTTGTTCCAGGCGGTACCCGATGTCACCACCTATTTCGGCGCGGCGATCATCATCGCCAGCGGCATCTATGTCTGGCACCGCGAACGAGCCGCCGCTATGCGCGCCACCGACCGACGCGGCTAG